From the Mycobacterium noviomagense genome, the window GGTGCAGCGCGGAATCCTGTTGACGATGAACGGTTTAGCGAGCGCGCTGCGCAACAGCGGCTAGCGGAAGTTCGTGTTTGGGTCCGCTATCGCACGGTGCGGTTCCGCAAGGCGTTGATGACGCCGCGCACCGCGTGCTCGGTCGCCCACAACGGTGACATCACCGCTTCGGTCAGGTCGACGATGTGCTCGACCCTCTCAACAATCGCTTCCATCCGATCGACCACACCGCCGAGCCTCGGCGCGAGCTCGTCGAGCTTGCCCAGTGTGGTGTTTAGGTGTTCGAGGCTGTTCTCGAAGGTGTCGAGGGCACCGTTGAGGCCGGAGAGCGACGTGTTCATGTCGGCCAGCACGCTCTCGAGCTGTTGCACCGTGAGGTCGGCGTTCAACGCGGCCTGTGCGAGGGTCTTCAGCCGCTGCCGCTCGGAGCCCGCGCGGGCCGATTTGTCTGCCATGACGGTCATTATGACGCTCGGCCGGGAGGAACTGCGGAGAAGGAGTCAGCTCGAGAGCTTGGCCGCGGCGT encodes:
- a CDS encoding ATPase, translated to MTVMADKSARAGSERQRLKTLAQAALNADLTVQQLESVLADMNTSLSGLNGALDTFENSLEHLNTTLGKLDELAPRLGGVVDRMEAIVERVEHIVDLTEAVMSPLWATEHAVRGVINALRNRTVR